One stretch of Chryseobacterium indologenes DNA includes these proteins:
- a CDS encoding glycosyltransferase family 2 protein, with translation MANVPSRISIIVPVYNVENYLTKCLDSLVKQTHQNIEILVVDDGSKDHSGEIIKNYTEKYSDKIKAFTKENGGLSDARNFGLERATGDYIGFVDSDDYVTETMFEEMLYLAEKHLAEIVICNIQKVDENGQITQKLTQISNMPEKITLEDHFSVFSDISYFACNKLFKKKLFNQKRFKKGVHFEDIQLIPQLLLECEIIAQTQSFHYQYLERTDSITKTHTEKGLDILKAVQDVESVFGTSKYAHKDRELKCFQIFEGVYSFLAYLAFVKDEKMFYSMADKLSVFIKERQIKIQDILNYSRFGKNYLLSLPVKKKIFYLLFFAGQKKLIRKLI, from the coding sequence ATGGCCAACGTTCCCTCAAGAATTTCAATTATTGTTCCCGTTTATAATGTCGAAAACTATTTGACAAAATGCCTCGATTCTCTGGTGAAACAGACCCATCAGAATATTGAAATTCTGGTAGTGGATGATGGGAGTAAAGATCATTCAGGGGAAATTATTAAAAACTATACGGAGAAATATTCCGATAAAATAAAAGCCTTTACCAAAGAAAATGGGGGATTAAGTGATGCCAGGAATTTTGGTTTGGAAAGAGCAACAGGAGACTATATTGGCTTTGTAGACAGTGATGACTATGTTACGGAAACCATGTTTGAAGAAATGCTTTATCTGGCTGAAAAACATCTGGCAGAAATAGTAATCTGTAACATTCAGAAAGTAGATGAAAATGGGCAGATCACTCAAAAGCTGACGCAAATTTCCAATATGCCGGAAAAAATAACACTGGAAGATCACTTCTCTGTTTTTTCGGATATCAGCTATTTTGCCTGCAACAAATTATTCAAAAAAAAACTTTTTAATCAGAAAAGATTTAAAAAAGGCGTTCATTTTGAAGATATTCAGTTGATTCCACAGTTGTTACTGGAATGTGAAATTATTGCGCAAACGCAAAGCTTTCATTATCAATATCTGGAGCGTACTGATTCCATTACTAAAACCCATACGGAAAAAGGACTTGATATACTGAAGGCAGTGCAGGATGTGGAAAGTGTATTTGGCACATCCAAATACGCTCACAAAGATAGAGAACTTAAATGCTTCCAGATTTTTGAAGGAGTGTATTCTTTTCTGGCCTATCTGGCTTTTGTAAAAGATGAAAAGATGTTTTACAGCATGGCTGATAAACTGTCAGTTTTTATAAAAGAAAGACAAATAAAAATTCAAGATATATTGAACTATAGTCGTTTTGGTAAAAATTATCTTTTATCTTTGCCGGTGAAAAAAAAGATTTTTTATCTGTTATTTTTTGCCGGACAGAAAAAGTTGATAAGAAAATTGATATAA
- a CDS encoding exopolysaccharide transport family protein has protein sequence MIPGKDTNVGKSEAPKEKYGTFALFDIEHFLRRLLKNWYWFAFMFLIGYAISWVYSKYYAQNVYASDLSLSISNNTSSYFSPNQSINFIWGQGGNQDGVYLKKMLFSRSHNEYLVKELNLFVNYSTKGLIKSTYLDKDDSPVFLDIDKKHLQQVNYPITLRPKGNGTYEVVLPEEGQSTGLYSYVTESFHNINTYNRPANKIIRINEWYNSPNLRFRLIQNPVTPNIKLDNIIVNLATVNQSVNDIVSTIAVNFDKEINTIMIINKKGYNLNSTVNFLNKSVAELQKKRLEDKNTVNKNTTAYLQGSLDGIRKKLDSAALVLNYLKTSEKLYNIKDRDEKSLEKIKDLEAKKADIVSKITSLNNIKNTLQSQNFDKMIATNAAGFEDGFFSASVSELKALYTKRSELAQIYKPASEPMKEVNRLINEAKTGSFNSLKNYYTKYYDEINKIDSQVADANSDLTSYPEKERKYLDAERGYNMIEATYNSLLNRQNEAQMNVATNQSDISVIDPAKNIGQRPVSPNIKMAKAGIIGGMLFLPVLFILIGELLDNKIRNIKELLGVTRIPLLGVIGNNSSENMLTVLEQPKSSVSEAFRGIRANMRFLMNNEDEKGKVILVTSSVGGEGKTYVSINLASVLGLSDKKTILLGMDLRKPKIFGDFKIDNKYGISNYLTGEVNIDQIINHTTIPNLDVATSGPIPPNPSELLMSQKNVRFLEELKEKYDFIIIDSPPVGLVADSYELMKYSDANIYVVRHEYTEKYMMKLITEKYQNNEIEHLGLIYNDYNTKQGYGYGYGYGYGYGYGYFDEDKNYKEPLLIRIRNRMQRMFNKK, from the coding sequence ATGATTCCAGGAAAAGATACTAACGTAGGAAAAAGTGAAGCTCCCAAAGAAAAGTACGGAACTTTCGCACTGTTTGATATTGAACATTTTTTAAGAAGATTACTCAAAAACTGGTATTGGTTTGCCTTTATGTTTCTTATTGGCTATGCTATTTCTTGGGTGTATAGTAAATATTATGCTCAAAATGTATATGCTTCAGATTTATCTTTAAGTATTTCTAATAATACTTCAAGTTATTTTAGCCCTAATCAGTCTATCAATTTCATTTGGGGACAGGGAGGAAATCAGGATGGGGTTTACTTGAAGAAAATGCTCTTTTCCAGATCTCACAATGAATATTTGGTTAAAGAACTAAACCTTTTTGTAAATTACTCTACCAAAGGGCTTATCAAATCTACTTATTTGGATAAAGATGATTCCCCTGTATTTCTTGATATCGATAAAAAACATCTTCAACAGGTAAATTACCCGATTACATTACGACCAAAAGGAAACGGAACATACGAAGTGGTATTGCCGGAAGAAGGACAGTCTACAGGACTGTATAGCTATGTGACAGAAAGCTTTCATAATATAAATACCTATAACAGGCCGGCAAATAAGATTATTAGAATTAATGAATGGTATAATTCTCCGAATTTGAGATTCAGATTAATTCAAAATCCCGTTACCCCTAATATTAAATTAGATAATATTATTGTCAACTTAGCCACAGTCAACCAGAGTGTTAATGATATTGTATCTACTATTGCAGTTAACTTTGATAAGGAGATCAATACCATCATGATTATCAATAAAAAAGGTTATAATCTTAACAGTACAGTAAACTTCTTGAATAAATCAGTTGCTGAACTTCAGAAAAAAAGACTTGAAGATAAAAATACAGTTAATAAAAACACTACTGCTTATCTGCAGGGAAGCTTAGATGGAATCCGTAAAAAACTGGATTCTGCAGCCCTTGTTCTGAACTATTTGAAAACCTCAGAAAAACTTTATAATATTAAAGACAGAGACGAGAAATCTCTTGAGAAAATAAAAGATCTTGAAGCCAAAAAAGCTGATATTGTAAGTAAAATTACCTCTCTTAATAATATCAAAAATACCCTTCAGTCACAGAATTTTGATAAAATGATTGCTACCAATGCTGCCGGTTTTGAAGATGGATTTTTCTCAGCTTCTGTGAGTGAGCTTAAGGCTTTGTATACCAAAAGATCAGAATTAGCTCAAATTTATAAGCCAGCTTCAGAGCCCATGAAGGAAGTAAACAGGTTGATTAATGAAGCTAAAACAGGCTCTTTTAATAGTTTGAAAAACTACTACACCAAATATTATGATGAGATCAACAAAATTGATAGCCAGGTTGCCGATGCTAATTCTGATTTAACATCTTACCCTGAAAAAGAAAGAAAATATCTGGATGCCGAAAGGGGGTATAATATGATTGAAGCTACCTATAATAGTCTTTTAAACAGACAAAATGAAGCTCAGATGAATGTTGCTACCAATCAGTCTGATATTAGCGTGATTGACCCTGCCAAGAATATTGGACAAAGACCTGTAAGCCCTAATATTAAAATGGCAAAAGCAGGAATAATAGGAGGAATGCTGTTTCTGCCAGTATTGTTTATTCTGATTGGTGAATTGCTTGATAATAAAATCAGAAATATTAAAGAATTACTTGGAGTAACAAGGATCCCGCTTCTTGGAGTCATTGGAAATAACAGCAGTGAAAACATGCTTACTGTTCTGGAACAACCAAAATCATCTGTGTCAGAAGCCTTTAGAGGAATTCGGGCTAATATGAGATTCCTGATGAATAACGAAGATGAAAAAGGCAAAGTGATTCTGGTAACATCCTCAGTAGGTGGAGAAGGAAAAACGTATGTTTCCATTAACTTGGCTTCCGTATTAGGATTAAGTGATAAAAAAACAATCCTTTTAGGGATGGACCTTAGAAAACCAAAAATCTTTGGTGACTTTAAGATTGATAATAAATATGGGATCTCAAATTATCTTACAGGCGAAGTGAATATTGACCAGATTATTAATCATACCACAATCCCGAATCTGGATGTTGCTACCTCAGGACCTATTCCTCCAAACCCTTCAGAATTATTGATGAGTCAGAAAAATGTAAGATTTTTAGAAGAACTGAAAGAAAAATATGATTTCATTATCATAGATTCGCCGCCGGTAGGTTTGGTAGCTGATTCTTATGAACTTATGAAATATTCTGATGCTAACATCTATGTAGTGCGTCATGAGTATACTGAGAAATATATGATGAAGCTGATCACAGAGAAGTATCAGAATAATGAAATTGAACATCTGGGACTTATTTATAACGACTATAATACGAAACAGGGCTACGGTTACGGTTATGGTTACGGCTACGGCTATGGTTATGGGTATTTTGATGAGGACAAAAATTATAAAGAACCGTTATTAATTAGAATAAGGAACAGGATGCAGAGAATGTTTAATAAAAAATAG
- a CDS encoding DUF6089 family protein — MNKKLLFSFLAFLGVVSVKAQRNELGVRLGMSNLVGDVGSTSYILQKPLDLNRMSDWGIPFYGGILYRFNFNPHQTVRLDLGYNQVQFSDKAAKEEYRRNRNAYGKNNVYEASLMFEYNFFPVNNEQISMVSPYIFGGVGALMFDAPKANLSHDFRRDPDGVALAPINEMDFKTTTEYSLGKKVTMHIPFGVGLKYKFNHSWAIFAEATFRYTLTDQLDHSKILSEDVKSSFNADILDPASGGSLLQSGNYYAVAKEREEEFIKKRNIGDDRSKDWLNTFSLGLTFSFGRPPCYCD, encoded by the coding sequence ATGAATAAAAAATTATTGTTTAGCTTCCTTGCCTTCCTTGGAGTGGTGAGTGTTAAAGCACAAAGAAACGAATTGGGGGTTCGTCTAGGTATGAGTAACCTAGTGGGTGATGTAGGGAGCACAAGTTATATTTTACAAAAGCCGTTGGATTTAAATAGAATGTCGGATTGGGGGATCCCGTTTTATGGTGGTATTTTATATAGATTTAATTTTAACCCTCACCAAACAGTTAGATTGGATTTAGGGTATAACCAGGTTCAGTTTAGCGATAAAGCTGCAAAAGAAGAATATAGAAGAAATAGAAATGCATACGGGAAAAATAACGTATACGAAGCAAGTTTAATGTTTGAATATAATTTTTTCCCAGTTAATAATGAACAGATAAGTATGGTAAGTCCATATATTTTCGGAGGTGTGGGTGCCTTAATGTTTGATGCTCCTAAAGCTAATCTCTCTCATGATTTCAGAAGAGATCCGGATGGTGTGGCTTTGGCTCCGATTAATGAAATGGATTTTAAAACCACTACCGAATATTCATTAGGAAAAAAAGTTACCATGCATATCCCTTTTGGTGTAGGTTTAAAGTATAAATTTAACCATAGTTGGGCTATATTTGCAGAAGCAACATTTAGATATACTTTGACAGACCAGCTTGATCATAGTAAAATTCTTTCTGAGGATGTAAAAAGCTCCTTTAATGCCGATATCTTGGATCCGGCTTCTGGAGGTTCTTTATTACAATCTGGAAACTATTATGCTGTTGCGAAGGAAAGAGAAGAAGAGTTTATTAAAAAGAGAAATATTGGAGATGATAGATCCAAAGACTGGTTGAATACATTCAGTTTAGGATTGACGTTTTCGTTTGGAAGACCTCCATGTTATTGTGATTAA
- a CDS encoding polysaccharide biosynthesis/export family protein: MMKNFKYLFLILLPFLFTSCITTKDVRYLQPSESLVINEEGLVPYNIPVYRITKNDMLNLNIVTTPKGDAAQFYSAYNTSGGTGGGAVNSAATMGGRAGGVGSTIGGNVNFYFNGLKVDINGDINVFGIGYIKAEGRTLDDVAKEIQVKVNENFQEGKSEVRLNTDGITYYILGDVETTGLSGEKVAHKNTLTITEALAINGGLNRTIDKKEIVIHRKLPEGIKIAKIDLTREDLMNSPYYYVQNGDEIYLNTRRKSLNGFGKDPIQTLLTGVTAITTALTLYTILQRL; the protein is encoded by the coding sequence ATGATGAAGAATTTTAAATATTTATTTTTAATATTATTACCCTTTCTATTTACTTCGTGTATCACAACAAAGGATGTAAGATATTTACAGCCAAGTGAAAGCCTTGTAATTAATGAAGAAGGTCTTGTTCCCTACAACATTCCTGTTTACAGGATTACCAAAAATGATATGCTTAACCTTAATATTGTGACTACTCCTAAAGGAGATGCGGCACAGTTTTATTCTGCTTATAATACGTCAGGCGGAACCGGTGGCGGAGCTGTCAATAGTGCTGCCACAATGGGCGGAAGAGCTGGTGGTGTAGGTTCAACTATCGGTGGAAATGTTAATTTCTATTTTAATGGACTAAAAGTGGATATCAATGGAGATATTAATGTCTTTGGAATAGGCTACATTAAAGCGGAAGGAAGAACCCTTGATGATGTTGCAAAGGAAATACAGGTTAAAGTAAATGAAAACTTTCAGGAAGGAAAATCCGAAGTAAGATTAAATACGGACGGGATTACCTACTATATCCTTGGTGATGTAGAGACTACAGGGCTGTCCGGAGAAAAAGTAGCTCATAAAAATACACTTACAATTACTGAGGCATTGGCAATCAATGGTGGGTTAAACAGAACAATTGATAAAAAAGAAATTGTGATCCACAGGAAACTTCCGGAAGGAATCAAAATTGCTAAAATAGATCTTACCCGTGAAGACCTGATGAATTCTCCTTATTACTATGTACAGAATGGTGACGAAATTTACCTTAATACCAGAAGAAAAAGCTTGAACGGATTCGGTAAAGACCCTATCCAGACCCTGCTTACTGGTGTAACGGCAATTACAACGGCATTAACTCTATATACAATCCTACAAAGACTTTAA
- a CDS encoding glycosyltransferase family 4 protein produces the protein MKNFELFLSGSGIPIFYIKIGLGFVFSFLITFFSIPTIVKISRRKNLMDEPGIRSSHLRKIPNLGGIAIFYSIGICASIFAYELFDLYKFLFASLIILLYIGVMDDIVVMRAYKKLVAQILVSSLIVIGSDIRIRSLFGICGVYELGYFVSILFSIITFIILINAFNLIDGIDGLAGGYSVICSAMFGISYYRLGEYNYPLVVLSVVIIGTVLAFLYYNLSNYRTNKVFMGDTGSMLLGFLLAFTSICFIDIFIDKKLADVPRYHLQSAPVVAVAILILPIVDTLNVIFVRLYNKKSPFDADKNHIHHKLLKLDLTHRRSTFYIILYYLMIVTVAYYLRHINVNLLLLIIVLLGFMGAYLPDLIYRLRNNKN, from the coding sequence ATGAAAAACTTTGAATTGTTCTTAAGCGGATCGGGAATACCTATTTTCTACATAAAAATAGGATTAGGTTTCGTATTCTCATTTTTAATTACCTTTTTTTCCATACCTACTATTGTAAAGATTTCCAGAAGGAAAAACCTGATGGATGAACCGGGTATCAGAAGTTCACATCTTAGAAAAATTCCTAATCTTGGGGGGATTGCTATCTTTTATTCCATCGGGATATGTGCTTCCATTTTTGCTTACGAATTGTTTGACCTTTATAAATTCCTGTTTGCCTCCCTGATTATCCTTCTGTATATTGGGGTGATGGATGATATTGTGGTCATGAGAGCCTATAAAAAACTTGTGGCGCAAATTTTAGTGTCTTCATTAATCGTCATTGGTTCAGATATCAGAATCAGAAGCTTATTTGGGATATGCGGAGTCTATGAACTGGGATATTTTGTGAGTATTTTATTCAGTATTATTACATTTATTATTCTGATCAATGCTTTCAACCTGATTGATGGGATTGATGGGCTTGCAGGCGGATATTCTGTGATATGCAGTGCAATGTTTGGGATAAGTTATTATAGATTAGGTGAGTACAACTATCCGTTGGTAGTTTTGTCGGTAGTAATTATCGGAACTGTTTTAGCATTTTTATATTATAATCTGTCTAATTACAGAACGAATAAAGTCTTTATGGGAGACACAGGGTCAATGCTTTTAGGATTCCTATTGGCCTTTACTTCTATTTGTTTTATAGATATTTTTATAGACAAAAAACTGGCAGATGTTCCAAGGTACCACCTGCAATCTGCTCCTGTAGTAGCCGTAGCAATTCTTATCCTACCGATTGTGGATACCCTTAATGTGATATTTGTGAGACTTTACAATAAAAAGTCGCCTTTTGATGCCGATAAAAACCATATTCATCACAAATTATTAAAACTAGATCTTACGCACAGAAGATCTACATTCTACATTATTTTATATTATTTAATGATTGTAACGGTAGCCTATTATTTAAGACATATCAACGTGAACCTGCTGCTTTTGATAATTGTTTTATTAGGCTTTATGGGGGCATATTTGCCGGATTTGATATATCGATTAAGAAATAACAAAAATTAA
- a CDS encoding formimidoylglutamase, translating to MDFEDFIISPRNFKTESWQIGNRITKDIKEDSIVLLFVSDYRGAGGDAEVQDFTAIRKEFYKLSQLDFEIPIVDLGDLVSGKSVQDTHYILQEVLSACHYKRALPVIIGGSNDFAFSLFSALNFHQKSINYTQISNIISLKQGEEINEYTFLGKIFGAKNFSIKNYHHLGYQKHLNEMDSVRLIKEVEFDIIRLAEMMNSTEKTEPFFRKTDLVTVNCDAIESFSEPFSMNPQVNGLNRREICAYMKEIGLSENLKTVGIFNYNIYSENQLNHQLLAQMLWYLIEGINIQHSHPKERQYELFYVLIDDKQFAFKRDTFSNLWYFGDDENIENCIPCSRKDFDDAKKGWLNARLTKF from the coding sequence ATGGATTTTGAAGACTTTATCATTTCGCCAAGAAATTTTAAAACAGAAAGCTGGCAGATCGGTAACCGGATTACAAAAGATATAAAAGAAGACAGTATTGTTCTTTTATTTGTATCAGATTACAGAGGAGCGGGAGGTGATGCAGAAGTACAGGATTTTACAGCAATCAGAAAAGAATTTTATAAACTTTCACAGTTGGATTTTGAAATTCCGATTGTGGATCTTGGTGATTTAGTCTCAGGAAAATCTGTTCAGGATACCCATTATATTTTACAGGAAGTTTTATCTGCCTGTCATTATAAAAGAGCGCTTCCGGTGATTATTGGCGGTTCTAATGATTTTGCTTTTTCACTGTTTTCAGCATTGAATTTCCATCAGAAAAGTATCAATTATACCCAGATCAGCAATATCATTTCGCTTAAACAGGGAGAAGAAATTAATGAATATACTTTTTTGGGGAAAATTTTTGGAGCTAAGAATTTTTCCATTAAAAATTATCACCATTTAGGCTATCAGAAGCATTTAAATGAAATGGATTCTGTACGGTTGATTAAAGAAGTGGAATTTGACATCATCCGTTTAGCTGAAATGATGAACTCTACCGAAAAAACAGAACCTTTCTTCAGAAAAACAGACCTGGTGACAGTAAATTGTGATGCCATAGAAAGTTTCAGTGAACCATTTTCTATGAATCCACAGGTGAATGGGTTGAACAGGAGGGAAATTTGCGCTTACATGAAAGAGATCGGATTAAGTGAAAATCTGAAAACGGTAGGAATCTTTAATTATAATATTTATTCGGAAAACCAACTGAATCATCAGCTGTTAGCACAAATGCTATGGTATCTGATCGAAGGAATCAATATTCAGCATTCCCATCCTAAGGAAAGACAATATGAGTTGTTCTATGTTTTGATAGATGACAAACAATTTGCGTTTAAGCGTGATACTTTCAGTAATTTGTGGTATTTTGGTGATGATGAAAATATAGAAAACTGCATTCCTTGCTCAAGAAAAGATTTTGATGATGCTAAAAAAGGCTGGTTGAATGCAAGACTGACGAAATTTTAA